The Candidatus Zixiibacteriota bacterium genomic sequence CGGCATCTTTACCGAGATGGCGCACCCGGCCGTGGGCAGGTACCTCCACTTCGGCCCGGTTCCGAGGCTGAGCGAGAGCCCGGGCCGCGTGACGCGGACCGCTCCGCTCGTCGGCGAGCACAACGAAGAGATCTACTGCGGCGAGCTGGGAATGAACAAGGAGGACTTGGTTGCCCTGCGGGCCGAGGGGGTGATCTGACGATGACGCGACTGCCGCTCGAGGGAATTCGGGTCGTCGAGCTGACCACCGGGGCCGCCGGCCCGACGGTTGCGCGCGTACTGTGCGAGTTCGGCGCCGAGGTGATCCGCTGCGAAACCCGTCTCCGGGGGGACGGCCACCGCGGGGAGGACCCGGCGCTCTGGAACAAGAAGCCGGATTTCATCAAGCTCCAGCGCGGCAAGAAATCGTTCACCGTCAACATGCAGACCGAAAAGGGGCGCGAGCTGGTGCGCGAGCTTCTGCGGAAGGCGGACGTGCTGGTGGAAAACTTCGGCCTGGGTGTTCTCGAGAAATGGGGACTCGATTATCCGCGGCTGAGGGAGATCAACCCGCGCTGCATCCTGATCCGGGTCAAGGGCATGGGTTGCACCGGGCCGCACGCCGCCGACCTCACGTACGGCCCCAACGTCGGCAACACGATGGGAACCACCTACCTGTGGAACTACCCCGGCGCGACAACCGCGACCGCGGAGCCGCGCACACAGCACCCCGATTTCATGGGGGGCGTCACCGGCGCGTTCGCCGTCGTGCTCGCCCTCATCCACCGCAAGAAGACCGGGCGCGGCCAGTGGATCGACAGCGCGCAGGTCGAGATCGGCGCGTCGCTGCTCGGGCCCCGCTACCTCGAATACTCGGTCAACGGGACCGAGCCGCGGCCCACGGGCAACCACAGCCTCGTCG encodes the following:
- a CDS encoding CoA transferase, encoding MTRLPLEGIRVVELTTGAAGPTVARVLCEFGAEVIRCETRLRGDGHRGEDPALWNKKPDFIKLQRGKKSFTVNMQTEKGRELVRELLRKADVLVENFGLGVLEKWGLDYPRLREINPRCILIRVKGMGCTGPHAADLTYGPNVGNTMGTTYLWNYPGATTATAEPRTQHPDFMGGVTGAFAVVLALIHRKKTGRGQWIDSAQVEIGASLLGPRYLEYSVNGTEPRPTGNHSLVAAPYGAYRCAGNDRWCVISVEREDEWQRFAALLERAGLEPDPRFATHLGRVRHRDDLDRWVTSWTSRHDPYHVMETLQAIGVCAAVVQDVEDQFERDPQYRATGFLVALNEPEAGKVVTEGVPVRLSETPGRVRGPAPLMGEHTREIARNLLGLSDAEIARLEEERVLY